In Amphiura filiformis chromosome 1, Afil_fr2py, whole genome shotgun sequence, the following are encoded in one genomic region:
- the LOC140168273 gene encoding protein sidekick-2-like, whose product MNDTELYTSIEVQTSNSVVPDAVTTLMFDKTLSQLTWDPANALCTPTAYLIEIKPLLVDMCMALFTDNITSVEVAQNSVKLSNLYPEGVLPFSTFVVNVTARNYLGDSDAMTIMVESNEVAPLGTPTNISATASNGSHILLSWNEVPCGSRGGIITEYAYEARNSFDIIVSSGRSSETSVGIGDLQECSVYTFSIAAINAKGTGPFVSLQASTVSATAPQPVRDLSYESLQGVLEWSATFDPDSCPPTSYYLQYQRMGSLEDCMPEEIDGEVVDLVVNTNNASLLQLSSFSSYIANVSARNDGGDSEPMSIVFETAEEGPSEIPLNLTYESTSTTSLTFSWGKVPCGHRNGVILGYIFLFYPVGGSERDRVRRETTNTTATFDELNPCVEYVFGVIALNSASRGPSTTISVNSEALVTNIAYNEASSTISWDVSSDTSCAPTGYLMEFRLSVQDMCMTLPDSKWQQLELPADTQFVILPRSLEPNNEYILRITPLTEEGMLPPTTTSIQSGESRPTGRPRAVTFAFNENSVTFSWSRLRCGDRRGLITAYEYMLLVGGREGEVVASGMTNDTHVTIDNFDICINNLFKVRAKNSAGSGPDANKPIVADVTSKVPNKIQTLTINNSENATRISWNFETTEAAPCEPKRFILNILLTNMGMCLPIAGVDDLITRMTMDSYLDLFTLQPFSSYNVVVIARNQYGDSVAESVSFDTPIAAPTSPPQNISIANRTTSSLTISWDEIPCQFIGGGVFYGYAFQLSSVRDNRTVTDMTNDTVFEVEELAECTRYNVSVAVVTSAGVGAYRDIIASTERNGPGDIEVITHNTSNSQLEWSVPATGCPVTHYLVESSLINLDMCSADFNDDGTQSGRRPRNRVSLESLVPNSLYVFNVTAINDRGSSRTTSITVETPISAPRAGPSNLTLVNRDANTLHYSWGSVPCGWTGGGILMHYAYNLTSEDGIIIRGETTEMNVVIDGLPGCEQFSFEVAGVTTAGVGPSSTLLTEPELQEPGDIQPIFFNKEDSRVFWSEPTTGCPVTEYLIEYTLLNLDMCSTDLDDTWQRVTTPAVFLQFPNLVPNSVYRVNVTAINVAGASDPASITVITRNQAPRAGPSNLTLVNRDANTLHYSWGSVPCGWTGGGILMHYAYNLTSEDGIIIRGETTEMNVVIDGLPACEQFSFEVAGVTTAGVGPSSTLLTELEQQEPGDIQTIFFNKEDSRVFWSVPTTGCPVTEYVIEYTLLNLDMCSTDLGDTWERVTTSVVFLQFPNLIPNSVYRVNVSAINNGGASDPVSLTVITRNEGPSGRPTGISVSSNSTDRLTFSWEEPPCGTRGDVIVGYDYVLSNDGSVLTSDMTTSRTLILDGLQPCTEYSFSISSRSRVGQGPAAEISVWTGAGGNDTVTDIAFISSNGTLMWNAPVIDCPVTGYRVSYKLINFDMCEQEDDNLWITQEEQEPNADLSHLAPNSVYAVTVVTSINGLTDMQDGVMLTIETGEIAPSTPPISVSFSSTPNSTTFSWDEVPCGYRGGVVKGYSYELQSDVCMVEYFTGNVTDEEVTIDGLRPGNEYMFRVLAWNNVGASNFTEYTMASTEPGAPSGPPVDVTITSMSTRSLTMEWNQPKCEHTNGNITLYTYKVLNQITGSAIFMNTSITSWTILDLIPYTEYIISVSAWNAAGQGPFSNGTRTTTDEEEPSAPVNVSSPFSGLDYITVEWYVPDPPNGIITSYLVEYWELRKPANNRMNQTVVRNSQMIQHSIYDLETDTSYGIRVRAETRIGYGPWSRTIIASTIGDVPGQPENLEAEDIKENSITLTWTSANSTNSKVLDYTLTYLAIWKPYVFKLIEPLTRNIQPAPNTTRHEYIVDDLEPSTGYEFSVSARTSGGSGKAISTVVFTDTATDIDVPGDVSIDFSKMTATTVPINFTPGRSKYISSYFVGVRKIIDISKRDSNTDIMSYKDNQDNYVAAEITRSDEPQTFIVGDNKTYVDFYNAPLTTDVMYAISVGSVTRTPNSLYVVWGSPLEATAGMASRSKLQSDAGFPIIPVILVIAVIITIVFVVLVIVFIRKRSKSGEHKPVFEAKNGEQDQDAYHPNPTFNVDDDIALHHENPVFTHDDVEISKDDTGMENPEVLEESNKPKPSDVLDDMSSIESISSWPSYNVDGSQEDLQLSEGNKGLSTNGDKIPLSTESPDAMKPLSVEADIHHHIVNEDEMTTVNGEANNEITGDIEHREQENPNKKRKDPEYLDKHREKDTEDQTSLVENLEDETGLDGNPKEDDRNDTDTNPSDEPQVKDVTEVTYIQDVAFSV is encoded by the exons ATGAATGATACTGAACTTTACACATCAATCGAGGTCCAGACAAGCAATTCCGTGG TTCCAGATGCTGTCACAACCTTAATGTTTGATAAAACTCTGTCGCAGTTAACTTGGGATCCAGCAAATGCTTTATGTACACCAACAGCTTACTTAATAGAAATCAAACCATTACTCGTGGATATGTGCATGGCATTGTTTACTGATAATATTACGTCTGTAGAGGTAGCCCAGAATTCAGTGAAGTTGAGCAATTTGTATCCAGAAGGTGTCCTCCCATTCTCAACGTTTGTGGTTAATGTAACTGCGAGAAATTACTTAGGAGACTCAGATGCGATGACTATTATGGTGGAGTCAAATGAAGTTG CACCTCTGGGTACTCCAACCAATATATCAGCCACGGCGTCGAATGGTTCACACATTTTATTGTCATGGAACGAAGTCCCATGCGGCTCTCGTGGCGGTATTATCACAGAATACGCATATGAAGCAAGAAATAGTTTCGACATCATTGTATCGAGCGGGAGAAGTAGTGAGACATCTGTTGGCATTGGAGATCTACAGGAGTGTAGTGTCTACACGTTTAGTATTGCAGCTATCAATGCTAAAGGAACCGGACCATTTGTAAGCTTGCAGGCATCAACAGTTTCTGCCACAG CACCACAACCAGTGAGAGACCTTAGTTACGAAAGCCTCCAGGGAGTCCTGGAATGGAGTGCTACCTTCGACCCGGACTCATGTCCACCTACTAGCTACTATTTACAGTACCAACGAATGGGAAGTCTTGAAGATTGCATGCCTGAGGAGATTGATGGTGAAGTTGTAGACTTGGTGGTTAATACTAATAATGCGTCACTTCTGCAATTGAGTTCATTTTCATCTTACATTGCCAATGTTTCTGCAAGAAATGATGGTGGGGATTCGGAACCTATGAGTATAGTCTTTGAAACAGCTGAAGAGG GTCCGTCTGAAATACCGTTAAATCTGACTTACGAATCTACATCTACAACAAGTCTTACCTTCAGCTGGGGTAAAGTACCGTGTGGCCACAGAAACGGCGTCATACTTGGGTACATTTTTCTTTTCTATCCTGTCGGAGGGTCTGAAAGAGATCGTGTCAGACGTGAAACCACAAATACAACGGCTACATTTGATGAGCTCAACCCGTGCGTTGAATATGTCTTTGGAGTGATTGCCTTAAACTCGGCATCTAGGGGTCCTTCTACGACCATCAGTGTAAATTCGGAAG CATTGGTGACAAACATAGCGTATAACGAAGCTAGTTCTACTATTTCATGGGACGTCTCGTCGGATACATCATGCGCACCAACTGGTTACCTAATGGAGTTCAGATTAAGTGTACAAGACATGTGCATGACCCTTCCGGATAGTAAATGGCAGCAGTTGGAATTGCCGGCAGACACACAGTTTGTAATTTTGCCGCGTAGTTTGGAACCAAACAATGAGTATATTCTGCGGATAACTCCTTTAACGGAGGAAGGAATGTTACCACCGACAACAACATCCATTCAATCCGGAGAGTCGA GACCTACGGGAAGGCCACGTGCCGTCACATTTGCCTTCAATGAAAACAGTGTCACTTTCTCATGGAGTCGACTACGCTGTGGCGATCGACGAGGTCTTATCACTGCGTATGAATATATGTTGCTCGTAGGAGGACGTGAAGGAGAAGTTGTAGCCTCAGGAATGACAAATGACACTCACGTGACCATTGACAACTTTGACATATGTATTAATAACCTGTTTAAAGTGCGCGCCAAGAACTCTGCTGGTTCGGGCCCTGACGCCAATAAACCAATAGTTGCTGATGTCACAAGTAAAG TTCCAAACAAGATACAGACCCTGACAATCAACAATTCCGAGAACGCCACAAGAATATCGTGGAATTTTGAAACTACCGAAGCTGCACCTTGTGAACCCAAacgttttattttgaatattCTGCTCACAAATATGGGCATGTGTTTACCCATCGCTGGTGTGGACGACTTGATCACCAGAATGACGATGGACTCTTACCTTGACTTGTTTACTCTTCAACCTTTCTCTTCATACAATGTTGTTGTGATAGCGAGAAACCAATATGGAGATTCGGTGGCAGAGTCTGTATCATTTGATACACCCATTGCAG CTCCAACATCACCACCGCAAAATATTAGCATAGCAAACCGAACTACCTCAAGTCTGACGATATCATGGGACGAGATACCTTGCCAATTCATCGGCGGTGGCGTCTTCTATGGTTATGCTTTCCAACTATCAAGTGTGCGAGATAACAGGACAGTAACAGACATGACAAATGATACAGTGTTCGAGGTGGAGGAACTTGCAGAATGTACTAGATACAACGTCAGTGTTGCCGTCGTTACATCGGCTGGTGTAGGAGCTTATCGGGACATTATTGCTTCAACTGAAAGAAATg GTCCTGGAGATATTGAAGTAATAACGCACAACACAAGCAACTCTCAACTGGAATGGTCGGTACCGGCAACAGGCTGCCCGGTCACGCATTATCTGGTCGAATCAAGCCTTATCAATTTAGACATGTGTTCAGCTGATTTTAATGATGATGGCACACAATCGGGAAGGAGACCAAGGAATCGTGTCTCACTCGAAAGTTTAGTTCCAAATTCACTGTATGTGTTTAATGTAACCGCAATAAATGACCGTGGGTCTTCAAGAACTACATCAATTACAGTCGAAACCCCCATCAGTG CACCTAGGGCAGGACCATCTAACCTGACACTTGTAAACAGAGATGCAAACACTCTCCATTACTCCTGGGGCAGTGTCCCATGTGGATGGACAGGTGGTGGAATTTTGATGCATTACGCCTACAACTTGACAAGTGAAGATGGTATTATCATACGTGGAGAGACGACAGAAATGAATGTTGTCATAGATGGACTTCCAGGGTGTGAGCAATTCAGTTTTGAAGTTGCGGGTGTTACGACGGCAGGTGTTGGCCCGAGTAGTACATTATTGACCGAACCCGAACTACAGG AACCTGGAGACATTCAACCGATATTTTTCAACAAGGAAGATTCAAGAGTTTTCTGGTCTGAACCTACAACCGGATGTCCTGTGACGGAATACCTCATTGAATACACACTTCTCAACCTGGATATGTGTTCAACAGACCTGGATGATACATGGCAGAGAGTCACCACACCAGCTGTGTTTCTGCAATTCCCTAATCTAGTCCCTAATTCAGTGTATAGGGTGAATGTGACAGCGATTAATGTTGCTGGAGCTTCAGATCCTGCTTCAATAACAGTAATTACGCGTAATCAAG CACCCAGGGCAGGACCATCTAACCTGACACTTGTAAACAGAGATGCAAACACTCTCCATTACTCCTGGGGCAGTGTCCCATGTGGATGGACAGGTGGTGGAATTCTGATGCATTACGCCTACAACTTGACAAGTGAAGATGGTATTATCATACGTGGAGAGACGACAGAAATGAATGTTGTCATAGATGGACTTCCGGCGTGTGAGCAGTTCAGTTTTGAAGTTGCGGGTGTTACGACGGCAGGTGTTGGCCCGAGTAGTACATTATTGACCGAACTCGAACAACAGG AACCTGGAGACATTCAAACGATATTTTTCAACAAGGAAGACTCAAGAGTATTTTGGTCTGTACCTACGACAGGATGTCCTGTGACGGAATATGTCATTGAATACACACTTCTCAACCTGGACATGTGTTCAACAGACCTGGGTGATACATGGGAGCGAGTAACCACGTCCGTTGTGTTTCTGCAATTCCCTAATCTAATCCCTAATTCAGTGTATAGAGTGAATGTGTCAGCGATTAATAATGGTGGAGCTTCAGATCCTGTATCATTAACAGTAATTACGAGGAATGAAG GTCCATCAGGTCGGCCAACTGGTATCAGTGTCTCCAGTAATTCCACAGACAGACTAACATTTTCATGGGAAGAGCCACCTTGCGGTACACGTGGTGATGTCATTGTAGGATATGACTATGTATTAAGCAATGATGGATCAGTTCTGACCTCTGATATGACGACTTCCAGAACTCTTATTCTTGATGGTCTTCAGCCGTGTACAGAATACAGTTTTAGTATTTCATCAAGATCAAGGGTTGGACAAGGGCCAGCTGCTGAGATCTCTGTCTGGACTGGTGCAGGAG GTAATGATACCGTTACCGATATAGCTTTTATCAGCTCAAATGGAACCTTAATGTGGAACGCACCAGTCATTGACTGCCCCGTGACCGGTTACCGCGTGTCCTATAAACTCATTAACTTTGACATGTGCGAACAAGAAGATGATAATCTTTGGATAACACAGGAAGAACAAGAACCAAATGCTGACTTAAGCCATTTGGCTCCAAATTCAGTTTATGCCGTGACTGTGGTTACGAGTATTAATGGATTGACAGACATGCAGGATGGAGTAATGTTGACAATAGAAACGGGAGAAATAG CTCCATCTACGCCACCCATTTCCGTCTCGTTTTCAAGTACCCCTAATAGCACTACTTTTTCATGGGATGAAGTACCATGTGGATATAGAGGTGGAGTAGTCAAAGGATACAGTTATGAATTACAGTCTGATGTCTGTATGGTGGAATACTTCACTGGTAATGTTACCGATGAAGAGGTCACCATAGATGGATTACGACCTGGAAATGAATATATGTTTCGAGTGTTGGCGTGGAATAATGTGGGGGCCAGTAACTTTACTGAATATACGATGGCGTCAACAGAACCAGGTG CACCAAGTGGACCACCCGTTGATGTCACTATAACAAGTATGTCAACACGGTCCCTAACAATGGAATGGAACCAGCCAAAATGTGAACACACAAATGGTAACATCACGCTCTATACATACAAAGTATTGAATCAGATCACCGGATCGGCCATTTTCATGAACACGTCAATTACATCGTGGACCATATTGGATTTGATACCATATACTGAGTACATCATAAGTGTGTCGGCATGGAATGCTGCAGGACAAGGGCCATTTAGTAATGGTACTAGGACAACGACTGACGAAGAAG AACCTTCAGCTCCTGTAAACGTCTCATCGCCATTCTCTGGACTTGACTACATAACCGTGGAATGGTATGTTCCAGACCCACCAAATGGTATAATTACGAGTTATCTTGTAGAATACTGGGAGCTACGAAAACCTGCTAACAATAGGATGAATCAGACCGTAGTAAGGAATTCACAGATGATACAACACTCTATATATGACTTGGAAACGGATACCTCATATGGAATTAGA GTACGAGCAGAAACACGGATTGGTTATGGGCCATGGAGTAGGACAATTATAGCAAGCACCATAGGGGATG TTCCTGGGCAACCAGAAAATCTAGAGGCTGAAGACATTAAGGAGAACTCAATCACTTTAACCTGGACTTCCGCCAACAGCACAAATAGCAAAGTGTTGGATTATACT CTTACCTATTTGGCCATATGGAAACCATATGTATTCAAATTGATAGAGCCACTCACAAGAAATATACAGCCAGCTCCTAACACAACCCGTCACGAGTATATCGTGGACGATTTGGAACCATCTACAGGTTACGAATTCAGCGTATCAGCAAGAACCTCAGGTGGATCCGGCAAAGCAATCAGTACGGTGGTGTTTACGGACACCGCAACAG ATATTGATGTTCCTGGTGATGTGAGCATTGATTTTTCCAAAATGACTGCGACAACCGTTCCAATCAATTTTACGCCTGGAAGATCTAAATACATCAG TTCATATTTTGTTGGCGTTCGTAAAATAATAGACATCAGTAAACGTGACTCCAATACGGATATAATGAGTTACAAGGATAACCAAGATAACTATGTGGCAGCAGAAATAACCAGATCTGATGAACCCCAAACCTTTATTGTTGGCGACAATAAAACTTACGTAGACTTCTATAATGCACCTCTAACGACTGATGTTATGTACGCGATAAGTGTGGGATCAGTAACACGCACACCCAAT AGTTTATACGTTGTTTGGGGATCACCTTTAGAAGCAACAG CTGGTATGGCATCAAGGAGCAAATTACAATCCGACGCAGGTTTCCCAATTATACCAGTCATCCTAGTAATCGCTGTCATCATAACTATTGTGTTTGTCGTTCTTGTGATAGTGTTCATTCGAAAGAG GTCTAAGAGCGGAGAACACAAGCCAGTTTTCGAGGCTAAGAATGGTGAACAAGACCAAGATGCTTATCATCCTAATCCAACTTTCAATGTAGACGATGACATCGCACTTCATCATGAAAACCCAGTGTTTACTCATGATGATGTAGAAATATCCAAAGATG ACACAGGAATGGAAAACCCGGAGGTTTTAGAAGAAAGCAACAAACCGAAGCCTTCCGATGTACTAGATGACATGAGCTCTATAGAATCAATATCGTCTTGGCCGTCATATAACGTTGATGGATCACAAGAAGATTTGCAACTATCGGAAGGGAACAAAGGCTTATCTACGAATGGTGACAAAATACCGCTATCAACTGAATCACCCGATGCGATGAAGCCTCTCTCAGTTGAAGCAGATATTCATCATCACATTGTAAATGAGGATGAAATGACAACAGTAAATGGCGAAGCGAATAATGAAATTACTGGGGACATAGAACATAGGGAACAAGAAAATCCAAACAAGAAACGCAAAGATCCCGAATATCTCGACAAGCATCGGGAAAAGGATACTGAAGATCAAACAAGTCTTGTTGAAAACCTTGAGGATGAAACTGGTCTTGATGGGAATCCTAAGGAAGATGATCGTAACGATACAGATACAAATCCATCGGATGAGCCACAGGTTAAAGATGTGACGGAAGTTACTTATATTCAAGATGTTGCCTTTTCTGTTTAG